Proteins co-encoded in one Arachis hypogaea cultivar Tifrunner chromosome 11, arahy.Tifrunner.gnm2.J5K5, whole genome shotgun sequence genomic window:
- the LOC140176436 gene encoding uncharacterized protein — MVKETGGDAAHSAAQRSVSLKRKRDESDKSLEVISKEGMDVVVGDKLVFERQKRLHRFIEGVNPQSLWSYQFPIGELADRVSHYSGDMRLTWRTGVEGMEKFIQIVASRLLCVGCATKLLGAEQQVVVDKVVSLE, encoded by the exons ATGGTGAAGGAAACTGGTGGAGACGCTGCTCATTCTGCTGCTCAACGTTCTGTATCTTTAAAGAGGAAGAGAGATGAGTCGGATAAGTCTTTGGAAGTCATATCCAAAGAAGGTATGGATGTCGTAGTTGGTGATAAATTGGTATTCGAGAGGCAGAAAAGACTTCACAGGTTTATTGAGGGAGTGAATCCCCAGTCCCTTTGGAGCTACCAATTTCCTATTGGTGAGCTTGCTGACCGAGTTTCCCATTATTCTGGGGATATGCGGCTGACTTGGCGAACTGGTGTAGAAGGAATGGAAAAATTCATCCAG ATTGTGGCTTCGCGCTTGTTATGTGTTGGTTGTGCGACCAAGTTGTTGGGAGCGGAGCAGCAGGTTGTCGTGGACAAAGTGGTTAGCTTAGAGTGA